The genomic stretch GTCGCAAGCCTTCTTCAACTTCAATATGAAGCTCTAGGGAGCTGCCACTCGTTCTGTACGATTGCAAATAAAAAACAAGAGAAGATATGCCGAGTTTGGAGATTTTACTTTCTTCCGTTGTTCTCTCTTTTATTCTTTCCACAACTTGTATCGATTTATCAGCTTTACCTAAACGAATATATCCATACAATACTTGCAGATCATTCATCCAGTCATGTCTGTGATGGTTTAATGTTGCTATGGCAGCATTCTCCATCCTCTGTGTAATATGCCTGCGCTGTTCCTCAAGTTGCTTGTCCATCCTTTTACATATGAATACAAAGACAAGAGTGATCCATATGCTAAGCAACAAACATGAAATCAAACTCTTCGAGATGATTACCACTACTAACGGAATTAGAATTGAGGTTATGGCCGCATAGGGAACTTTTTTCCAGGAATTCATAACTTCTCCCCGTTCTTCGAATCTAGTCAGCCTGTCTTCAGGCTATACAGGCAGTATATCACACACAATGTTATCAGACAGTAACACGGTATAAAAAAAGCCTTCGGCAAACATGCCGAAGGCTCCTTAGGCTTAAATGCCTTATTACGCTTCTACTGCAGCTGCTACAGGAGCAACATCAACAGGGTAGACGCTCACTTTTTTACGATCGCGGCCCAAACGTTCAAATTTAACAACGCCTTCCACTTTCGCAAACAAAGTATCATCTTTACCGATACCTACGTTCGTACCTGGGTGAATTTTCGTTCCACGTTGACGAACAAGGATGCTGCCACCACTAACTGTTTGACCGTCTGCACGTTTAACACCAAGACGTTTAGAGTGGGAATCACGACCGTTCTTTGTGGAACCTACCCCTTTTTTGGATGCGAATAACTGAAGATCCAATTTTAACATTGTAGTCTACCTCCTTCTTTAGTTATTATGCTGCTTTATCTGAATATACTCACCGTATGAATCGACAATTGAATTCAGCATTACCACAAGTGATTCAAGCAGCAGCTGTACCTGAGGATAGATATTGTCTTGAATTCCGGAAGGAAGATAAGCACTAAGAAAACCATGCTCCATTTCCGCATCAAGTTGAACACCTGTAAGGGCCTCAATTGAATTCACGGCACCCACGGTTACGGCAGATACACCCGCACATACAATATCTTCACCGGCTTTTGCATAATTCGCATGGCCTTTCACTGAAAAACCACGAATACTGCCATCACTAAGACGAAAAATGTGTACAGTAATCACTGTTCCACCTTCTTACGCTTGGATTTTGCCGATTGTTACTTTAGTGTAAGGTTGACGATGACCTTGTTTTACACGGTAGTTCTTTTTAGGTTTGTATTTGTAGATAACAACCTTTTGACCTTTGCCATGTTTTTCAACAGTCGCTGTTACAGTTGCGCCGGCTACTACCGGAGTACCTGCAGTCAAACCATTTTCACTGGAAACAGCCAAAACACGGTCAAACGTTACAGTTTCACCATCAGCTGCGTTCAATTTCTCGATGAAAAGAACATCGCCTTCTTGAACTTTGTATTGTTTACCACCAGTTTCAATAATTGCGTACATTTGCTTGCACCTCCTCATGTCTCAGACTCGCCTAATCCAGGTGACTGCACGTCCATACGGAGTGTAGTACTTCAACCTGATCGGAGCGGTTGCAGCATGTGCAGCAATGAATACTAAACACATACTTTGTGATTATAACAGATCCAATTAGAAAAATCAATAATTTCTCTAAACCTTCTAGTCGATAAAAAGTGTACTTTCTTCTCTTACTTTTTTGCGTGTTAACTCAAGTAACCCAAGTCTTGTCCATCCAATGACTACGGATTTTGTTCGATCTTTCTTAATTTCTACCTCAAGAGTCCGTAAGACCCTGCTACGGTTCTCTTCCTTCTCCATATCAATAAAATCAATAATGATAATTCCACCGATATCTCGAAGACGAATAAGCCTAGCGATCTCCGCTGCGGCTTGGAGGTTTGTTGCGGTTACTGTCTCCTCAAGATTTCGTCCGCCAATATACTTTCCTGTATTGACATCAATTACGGTGAGAGCTTCCGTATGATCGATAACTACATACCCTCCACCGCCAAGCCAAACTTTCCGCTTAAAATCTTTCTCCAGCTGTTCTTGAACACCGTAAGCTTCAAACACAGTTTGATTTCCTTGATAGACATGAATTTTCGGAATTTCACTATATACCATTTCCAAAAAATATGCTGCAGCCTCTTTAGCTCTTTGCTCATCGTCGATGACAAATTCATCGCCGCCTTCTGTATAGCTGTCACGTATAAATCGCTGCACAATACTTAAGTCCCGATGAAGCAAACGCGGAGCGCTGCATGTCTCTGCTTTGAACTGAATCCTTTCCCATTGTTTACGGAGCTGAATCAAATCTCCATCAATGGATTCCAAACTTTCTGATTCTGATACGGTGCGAATGATCATGCCTTCTTTTTCTGTTCTGCACTTTTCACTCATGATCTTTAACCGGTTTCGTTCACTTTCTTTAGCAATTCTTTTGGAAACAGCGACGTATCCAGCGAGCGGCATGTATACAATGTAGCGCCCAGGGAGTGCATAATGTGTCGTTACCCTGGCTCCCTTGCCTCCTACGGGTTCTTTGAAGACCTGCACGATGATCTCCTGACCAACATGAAGTA from Paenibacillus polygoni encodes the following:
- the rpmA gene encoding 50S ribosomal protein L27, translating into MLKLDLQLFASKKGVGSTKNGRDSHSKRLGVKRADGQTVSGGSILVRQRGTKIHPGTNVGIGKDDTLFAKVEGVVKFERLGRDRKKVSVYPVDVAPVAAAVEA
- a CDS encoding ribosomal-processing cysteine protease Prp, whose product is MITVHIFRLSDGSIRGFSVKGHANYAKAGEDIVCAGVSAVTVGAVNSIEALTGVQLDAEMEHGFLSAYLPSGIQDNIYPQVQLLLESLVVMLNSIVDSYGEYIQIKQHNN
- a CDS encoding Spo0B domain-containing protein, whose translation is MNSWKKVPYAAITSILIPLVVVIISKSLISCLLLSIWITLVFVFICKRMDKQLEEQRRHITQRMENAAIATLNHHRHDWMNDLQVLYGYIRLGKADKSIQVVERIKERTTEESKISKLGISSLVFYLQSYRTSGSSLELHIEVEEGLRLDTLISPEDGEILTGAIADTVRAYQFSSRSSWGEIRKLMILFHQDQGDIIVRFEGEKVSPETEAWSNLFTIKQGIKVKVKAEQAAEEHALFQFRVTCGI
- a CDS encoding Rne/Rng family ribonuclease; the encoded protein is MKQMIVQCQPNITQMALLERGKVVEYAAERTGERGLLGSFFKGRVVNVLPGMQAAFVDIGQKKNAFLYIDDVLHPHLDKQPEVKPSITELLHVGQEIIVQVFKEPVGGKGARVTTHYALPGRYIVYMPLAGYVAVSKRIAKESERNRLKIMSEKCRTEKEGMIIRTVSESESLESIDGDLIQLRKQWERIQFKAETCSAPRLLHRDLSIVQRFIRDSYTEGGDEFVIDDEQRAKEAAAYFLEMVYSEIPKIHVYQGNQTVFEAYGVQEQLEKDFKRKVWLGGGGYVVIDHTEALTVIDVNTGKYIGGRNLEETVTATNLQAAAEIARLIRLRDIGGIIIIDFIDMEKEENRSRVLRTLEVEIKKDRTKSVVIGWTRLGLLELTRKKVREESTLFID
- the rplU gene encoding 50S ribosomal protein L21, coding for MYAIIETGGKQYKVQEGDVLFIEKLNAADGETVTFDRVLAVSSENGLTAGTPVVAGATVTATVEKHGKGQKVVIYKYKPKKNYRVKQGHRQPYTKVTIGKIQA